The following are from one region of the Anabas testudineus chromosome 2, fAnaTes1.2, whole genome shotgun sequence genome:
- the ccr9b gene encoding C-C chemokine receptor type 9, with protein MDNMDETLTTYMTTVTDDAENGSTDYFDYNFGSSGMCERQWVRVFRGHYEPPLFWIIFILGAVGNLMVVWIYTTVRNRLKTMTDVYLLNLAVADLLFLCMLPFWAVDAIKGWDFGTGLCKMVSAVYKINFFSSMFLLTCISVDRYIAIVQVIKAQNLKKKRLFYSKLACLGVWCVSTVLALPEFIFAQVKPDTSGLSFCTLVYWNNAYNRTKILVLVLQICMGFCLPLLVMFFCYSVIIRSLLQAKSFEKHKALRVIFAVVFVFVLSQLPYNSLLIVEALQAANTTITDCTTLTAVDVAGQIAKSLAYTHACLNPFLYVFIGVRFRQDLLRIMKMCAGGLGKGGLSKMQPVPKRPSVLSDTDTTPALSL; from the exons ATGG ACAACATGGATGAAACGTTAACAACATATATGACCACAGTAACTGATGATGCTGAAAAT GGGTCCACTGACTACTTCGACTATAATTTTGGAAGCTCAGGCATGTGTGAAAGACAGTGGGTCCGCGTGTTTCGTGGTCACTACGAACCACCTCTCTTCTGGATCATCTTCATCCTTGGGGCTGTGGGTAACCTGATGGTGGTTTGGATCTATACCACTGTGCGCAACCGCCTGAAAACAATGACTGACGTGTACCTGTTAAATCTGGCTGTGGCTGACCTCCTCTTCCTGTGCATGCTGCCCTTCTGGGCTGTTGATGCCATCAAGGGCTGGGATTTTGGCACTGGTCTCTGCAAAATGGTGTCTGCTGTCTACAAGATCAACTTCTTCAGCAGCATGTTCCTGCTTACCTGCATCAGCGTGGACCGTTACATTGCTATTGTGCAAGTCATAAAGGCGCAGaacctgaagaagaaaagactCTTCTACAGCAAACTTGCCTGCCTAGGTGTCTGGTGTGTCTCAACTGTCCTGGCCCTGCCTGAGTTTATCTTTGCTCAGGTGAAGCCAGACACAAGTGGCCTGTCTTTCTGTACTTTGGTCTACTGGAACAACGCCTACAACCGGACTAAGATCCTGGTGCTAGTGCTGCAGATCTGCATGGGCTTCTGCCTTCCTCTACTGGTTATGTTCTTCTGTTACTCTGTCATCATTCGCTCACTTCTGCAGGCCAAGAGCTTTGAAAAGCACAAGGCCCTGCGTGTCATCtttgctgtggtgtttgtgtttgtcctctCTCAGCTGCCTTACAATAGTCTGCTCATAGTGGAGGCCCTGCAGGCAGCCAATACGACCATCACAGATTGTACAACTTTAACTGCTGTCGATGTAGCTGGACAGATAGCCAAAAGCCTGGCATACACACACGCCTGCCTGAACCCATTCCTGTACGTCTTCATTGGAGTTCGGTTCAGACAAGACCTCCTGAGGATTATGAAGATGTGTGCTGGTGGTCTGGGCAAAGGGGGGCTCAGCAAAATGCAGCCAGTTCCCAAACGTCCCTCTGTCCTGTCGGACACCGATACCACCCCTGCTCTTTCTTTATAA